The genomic segment ACATAGGTTTGGATTGCATGACCGATATCCCCAATACGATTTCCCACTTGTGCTTGTTCGATTCCTAAATAAAGAGCTTTTTTAGTGACTTCCATCAATTTTTCGGTTTCAGGAGTTCCTTCACCAACAATATAACTCCAGCAAGAATCTGACATTGCACCTTTTAAATTAACAACCGTATCAACTTTAATCAAGTCGCCGTTCTTCAATACTTCTTTTTTACTAGGGAATCCATGACAAATTTCATCATTGACGCTGACGCAAGTAGCATATTCATAGCCTTCAAATCCAATTTGTTCAGCAATGCCGCCATGTTCCTCGATATAACTTTGCATAAATTCGTTAATTTCCCAGCTCGTGACACCCGGTTTGATAATCTCTCTCAAGGCAATATGTGCATTTGCCAGTAATGTTCCTGATTCATCCATTGCATCAATTTCACGTTGTGATTTTAGTGTGATCAATTTTGTTCCTCTTTTCTATTTAGTCTTACTCATTTATTATTCTCTCTTCTTTTCTATTATAAGCTTAATTTATCCATTTGTGAACCATTCTTCCTATTGATTAAAATGGAGGCCCTTTCTCTCATAATTAAGTGAGTTGGAAACGAACTATAGGCTATTCTCTTCGAAAAATTGTGACTTTAGGGTTATTTTTCTTTCGTTTTCCGTTATACTTCACTAGAGAACAACTAATGAGAGCGAGTGGTTTAATG from the Carnobacterium inhibens subsp. inhibens DSM 13024 genome contains:
- the map gene encoding type I methionyl aminopeptidase → MITLKSQREIDAMDESGTLLANAHIALREIIKPGVTSWEINEFMQSYIEEHGGIAEQIGFEGYEYATCVSVNDEICHGFPSKKEVLKNGDLIKVDTVVNLKGAMSDSCWSYIVGEGTPETEKLMEVTKKALYLGIEQAQVGNRIGDIGHAIQTYVEGEGFSVVREFIGHGIGPTMHEAPSVPHYGEAGKGLRLKEGMVITIEPMVNTGTWKSKMDDNGWTARTKDGGISCQFEHTLAITKEGPRILTEQKA